The DNA segment GCGCTGGCGGCGATGGTCTCAGTGCCATCACCGATCTCTTAATCGACGCTGGTGATTTAACGATTAGCGCTGGTGGTGGCAGTAGCACCAGTGTGAGCGCTGATGCTTCAGCCAAAGGCCTGAAAGCTGGTCAAAATTTAGTGATTGGCGATGGCACGATCACGATCGATGCTGCTGAAGATGCGCTGCATTCCGATAGCAATGTCACGATCAATGCTGGCACAATCAACCTAGCCGCTGGCGATGATGGTGCCCATGCCGATGCAAACCTCACGATCAACGGCGGCGATCTGACAATTAGCACCTCGTATGAGGGTCTCGAAAGCGCCGTCATCACGATTAACGATGGCACAATTAGCCTTGTAGCCCAAGATGATGGGGTGAATGTGGCTGGTGGCGATGGTTCGAGTATGCAGGGTGGCGGCATGGGTCGGCCCAATCGCAACGATAGCTTTGCTGCTGGCAACTACTTTTTGTATATCAACGGCGGTACATTGGTGGTCAATGCTGCTGGCGACGGCTTAGATGCCAATGGCTCGATCGTGATGAACGGTGGTTTGGTGTTAGTTCACGGCCCAACCGAGCAAATGAACGGCGCATTGGATTATGATGGTGGGTTCGCGTTGAATGGTGGCGTATTTGCTGCGGCTGGCAGTGCGGGCATGGTCCAAGCACCCGACACCAGCTCAACGCAAGCCTCAGTGCTGATCAACTACAGCTCAGCCCAAGCTGCTGGCAATTTAATACAAATTCTTGATCAATCAGGCAAGGCGATTGTGAGCTTTGCGCCCAGCAAACAATACCAAGCCTTGGTCTTCTCATCGCCAGAGCTGCAACAAGGCGCAAGCTACACGATCAATAGCGGTGGCTCACTGCAAACGAGTTCGGCCAGTGGCTTCTCGTCGGAAACAGCCAATGCAGGCGGCACAGCTTACGCCACTTTCAGCGTCAGCGATATCGTGACCCAAGTTGGCCAGCGCATGGGACGACAACGCTAAAAGCTAAAGTCAAAAGGCAGAAGTCAAAAATCAAAAAGCGTGGCTATAGGCTGAAGGCAATTGGCTAATGGAACATGAGATAGTGTTTCAAACCAGTCAAAAGCCTATAGCCTATAGCCACACTCCATTTGCGTCCTTCGTGGTTCTGACCACGCCAAAACTTCAAGCCAACATAGCTTTTATCCAAACGTTTTACTGCAATCGGGCTAATTGCTGCTCAACCCATGGTACGCTATCGAGCAAGGCCATGCCAAGCCATGGCTGGGTTGAATCAAGCGGCAAGACGATTTTCCGCAGTTCCCATACATCAGCAGAAGCACCACAATTACGCCATGCGGCTTGAATAATCTGCACACTTTCGGCAATGTGCTGGCGCTCAACGTAGTAGTTAATGATTTGGTGCAAGGACTTAATCCGTTTCGTCAGCCTAGTAAACCCATGCGAGATTTGATATGCAGCAACGACAGCATCGGTTTGCAGCAATGCTGGAATCAGATAATCCAAGACAGCATCTCTTTTTTCTGATACTTCATCATTGGCAATCAGCGTTTGAGCAAAAGCCAAATCGCCTCGTTGCGCATAGTTCAAAGCGATAGCATCAATACTTAAGTAATTAGGACAAAGCCGACTTATTTCAGCAATAATCGTTTCTACCATCACGCGGTCATCAACTTGAGCATAGCCATTGGCAACGATTCTTAGGACTTGGGCACGCTGGAACGGCACTGAAATAGCCATAGCAAACTGATAGGCTTTGCCCAAAAAATCTGGATGCCCACGCACCGCATAGGCCGTACAGCTATTGGCTAATACAGTAAATAGCGCATTTGCATAACTGCTTGGTTCAATACCATCGGCTAAACCAAGCATATCAGCCAAAAATATGTCAGTATCTGAATCGGTAGCATGCTGAATATATTCCATCGCAACATAATGATAGGCAGTAACGTTTGGTCGAGATTGGGCAATGGAATGGGCATATGCTAACCAATCGGCAAAATCTGGGTAATTGGCTTGTTTGATATAGGCTCTAGCAATTTCACAAAGCACTTTCACATACCAATCTACGGGCAAAGCTGGATGCCGCATAGTACGGATGGAATCCAATAGGCTGGGAAGATACTGATTAGAACCATAGTTAATCTGAGCAATCGCCAAATCTTTTAGACATTCAAGCACACTAATTCGATCAGTGATTATCCTCAATAGCTCAATTATTTCAGCATAATAACCTGTTACCAGCATCGCAAAACCATGCGAATGCCCCTTGACTATAATCTCGCACAAATTCCGTGCATACACCTCAGGTCGGGATCGGCTCAAGTTAAGCGTCGCATAGGCTTGCTCAATCTCACCATTATCAGCACAGATGCGACTTATTGTTCTAAGGTTATAATCCTTAAATCCAAGAATAATAATTGATTGAGCCAACTTGAGGGCATCAGCCAACATGGCATAGGCAGCATAGCTCTTAATTAATATAGGAATGGCAATTTCTTGATCTATTTCAGTTTGGAGCAATGGTACGAGTTGACTCGCCTCAGCGCTCATAAGCTGCCCTTGGGCTTGAAATTCACTCGCCAAAACGGTATCCCCAAGCTCACATAAACGTATCAGTCGAGAGCGCGGGTTTTCAATCTTTCGCGCATGGGTTAATGCTTCAAGCACATAGGTTTGAGCTTGTGAATGATTCTGTTGCTCAATTGCTTGCCTTAAGAGCATTTGTAACAGTTGGACCGCTAGCTGCGGCTCGGTACTAGCATCAACCATCTGACGAACAAGGTTAATCTCACCATGATTAAAGTAGATCGTAGCCTTCTCGAACAACAATGAATATTCAAAGGTTGCTCGCTGACCAATTAATAAGGCGGTTTGAACAACCCGCTCACAGAGATCTTCATAGCCATAGCGCTTAACATGTTCGGTCAGCCACAGGAACTCCGACATTTGTTCATGGAAAAGATGCTGCTTATCAATCGTTGTAATTTTAGCCAGTGCTTCAGCAAAAATACCCCAAGCGTGATCATGCAAGTGCTGACGAGCATAGGTATCACCAATTTGGAGCAAGCTTTTTGCCGAATAATGGCGGTGCTCAATGGTTGCGAGCGCACGTTGCAGCACCACCAGCGTCTGCTTAATTTGCAAATTTTGCGCATAACTGGTCGCTAGGAGACACAGACTTTCTCTCTTTTTTTCATCCCCAGTAATCAACTCAATCGCTTGCTCAGCCTTGGCAAAATCAGCATATTTACAATACCAAGCAGCTAACGCAGCATATGCCCGATCGCGGTAAAACTCATCGGTAATCGTCGTGGTCAACTCGGCTGCAATTGCGATCTCATTCCATTTGAGATAGATACGAACAAGTTCAATCCGAGAGTCATCCTTTCGAATCATCGGATGCAAGCTTTGAGCTTTGGCCAGATTCCCTCGATCGAGGTAGCCACGGATCACGGCCAATACAGCCGCCTTGATTTTTCCGCCTTGCCGTTGGGAGCCAGCTCGATCGGAGTAGCCACGGATCACGGCCAATACAGCTACGGGTTGAACATCATCAGTTAAGCGTTTGCTCAAGGCTCGAGCGTAGGCCAAGAGCGCACGGGACTGGCGATAATTGCCAAGCCGCCAAGCAATCGTTGCAAGCACACTCTTAATTTCGACCACATGCTCAGCCTGAGCAAATGGTAATGCTTCGATTAACAGTTGCTGGGCCTTAGTAAATTCTCCAATCAACATAAGTGCTTGCGCCAATACCATGGCACTTTTAATGCGATATTTTGCTGTTTGAATCTGACCAACCATAATCCAAGCCTGATCAAAATCACGCTGTTTGATGGCAATGTCGATCAAATAGGCAAGGGTTTTATCACGACCGATATCCGATGTCAATGTTAATGTGATCGGATATGCAAAAGTGAGCAAGCCCTGGTCAGCATAAGCCATTGCAACGTAATGCAACCGATCATCACGCATGATGGGATTGTGGATACTACGCGCCGTTTGCTCCATACGTTGGAGGATTTTCAAGCCTAGCTCAGGTTCAGCATACTGAATGACTCGCGACCATAACAGCACTTGACGTGCTTGATCTGAACAAATATCAATTTGGGCCAACGCTTCGGATAAACGGCCAACGGCTGCCAAAATCACAAATACATTATCATGCCATTGATCAGCATGGGCCGTGAGGCTGGTGCGCAGCAGGCTATAGCGCCACAAGCGCGGCAACAATTCAAGCTGCTGTTCGATGCTCTGGCCAGCGGCAATTACGCTCTCGCGAGCACGATCCAAATCCAAGCCATACAAGCGGGTGCTTGGTTCAAAGCGCACTTTGTGCTCGCCATAATCACCGGCATCGATCACCTGCCACAAGGCTTCCCACTGTTCCGCGCAATCCAAATGGGTGATGTAATGCTGCCGCGCATACCAGCGCCGTGCCTGTTCGACGAATTCAGCACTATCCTGCCAGATCTGGTCAAGCTGCGTACCACCCCACTGCGCCATCCGTCCATGCCACGCACGGCGTTCCGCTGCCGCAAATTCGTGGTCGATCAGAAAATCGTGAAACAACAAATGGCGTAGGGCTACGCGCTGATCAGCGGCAACACTGACCCAATCACTCATCAGGGGCAGCGCTTCGGCAATCGCGTCAACTGATTGTTCGAGAATCCCCGCAAGCACTGCTGGCTCAAGCGGTTCTTGGGTTATCAACAACACCGCCAATAGCGGGCGAATCAGCGCTTGCCAGTGGCGCGGCGCTGCTTGTTCGATCCGTGCAAGGCTCAGCCGAAAGAGATTGGTTGCGTCAGCACTGGCATAGTCGAGCAATGGCAGTAATTCTGCTGATGTGGTGTGGCGCAGCACATTGGCCGCCAGTTCGACCAACAAGGCATTGCCCCTGACTGCTTGCGCTAAACCGTGCCACAACGCTGGCTCCAACGTCGGCTGCACCTGCTGCCAACGCCCAATCGCATCCTGTTCGTGCAACGGTGGAACCTGATAAACAACCCCATGCTCAAGTGCTAAACTATCGATCGTCTCGTTGGGCCGCGAGCCAAGCACTATCACGATGCCAAGAGGCAGTTGCAAGGGCAAAAAGCTAATATCGCGGGTTCCATCCACCTCGGGCTGCAATTGATCCAAGCCATCGAGATAGATCGTTTCGCTGATACCACGCGCCGCGAGCGTTTGTAGCAACTGGCCAAATTCGAGGCGCAAAGCGGGGTAGCTATCGGCAGGAAAATAGTTGCTCGCCAGATCATGTTTGAGTAGCAGTTGGGCAACGATACTGCGCAGCACGTCGAGTTGATAGGCACGGCCTGGAGTCAGCGCAATAAAATGCTGCGGGGTTTGGTCTAGCCCAGCATTCACAATTAGTTGGGCGAGCAGGCTACTTTTGCCCGCCCCAGCCTCACCCGTGACCAACACGTAGCCACCGCTTGGGCGGGTTTGGTCGATTAATTCACGAATCGCGGCTTGTTCGGATTGACGGCCAACGAAGCCTGTGAGCCGCAACTGCACCAAACGAGCACTTTCACGCTGGTTAGCGGCTTCATGTAAAACCTGAGTGTTTGGGGTCGTCATCATGCTTCTCCTCAATTCAACCTATCGTGCCAGAGCATAGTACAGATGGATTTGATTATATCGTTGATCCACGAAGGGCACGAAGGGCACGAAGGCTGATTTTTAGCAACGAATCCCACACATGATCCATTAATGCTCTGCATCACTGCGTTAAACACCGGCACATGTTCTCTTGGAGCATCATCAAATAAATCTGTGCTCATCTGTAGCAAAAAACTTAACCTTCGCGATCTTCGCGTCCTTGGTGGTTTCAATCCTAGCCCCTGACCCCTAACAACTAATCCTGCATCGCTCAATTCGGCTAAAATATGGCTATCGCCTAGTATGGGAGCCTAGTCATGACCACAAGCAGCAAACACCAAGCTTGGCAAATTGGGTTGATCATTGGTTTTTGGCCGATTGTACTTTTTGCCCTGTTCAATGATTCGGCTTGGCTCTATGCCCGAGGCTTCAACGGCCAAATCATCAGCAATATTGCTGCACCGCTCTACTTTGGCTTGATGATCTATCACTTGCGCCCCGACCAACGCCTGATTGCCTTAGTGTTTGTGCCATTTTCGGCGCTTGGCGAATATGTATTTAGTCTATTGCTTGAGCTTTACAGCTACAAATTTGAGGCAATTCCAATCTATGTGCCGTTTGGCCATGCAATTTTACTTAGCACAGGCCTGTTGATCAGCGAATTGGCCTGGGTTAAACAACGCAAACAACGCTTACGCTTAAGTTTATTGCTCGGTCATATCAGTTTGTTTATTAGCGCATTTTTATTGTTCAATGATAGCTTGAGTTTATTGTTTGGGCTGGGGTTTAGCCTGATTTTATTGCTCTATCGTGCCCAATTATTACATTTAATTATGGGCTTTTTGGTGCTCTATATCGAGCTTTTAGGCACGTGGCTCGGCTGTTGGCGCTGGGATCTCAACCCACTCAATGGATTATTGCACACCACCAACCCACCAGTTGGGGCGTTTGTTTGTTATGTGATTGCCGATATTATTGTGATTATGAGCTTACGCTGGCTACGCTGGATGCGGGGCTATCGCCGCAACCCGCATGCCAAAGGCTCAGCCGCCTATTACCAGCAAAAACTAGCCTTGACCCAACAAATTTATGCTGAGCAAGGTGGCGAATCGGTCACTAGCAACGATGATGGTTTTGGTAAAGGCTATGCTTTGGGCACAGTCGGCTTACGTTATGTCGAATTAAATCAGCATTCAGCAGCAATAACCTGTTTTGAACGTACCCGCCAACTAGCTCAAAGCCGCAATGACCTAGCGATTTTTCATTTGGCGGGCTGGCATCTAGGCCAAATCTTGCTCCAACAAGGCCAAGAACATGAGGCGATGACGTTATTACAAGCTTATGTCAATTATCTTCAAGCCAGCAATTCGGCTCAAGCCAAGCATTTTGCAGCACAACTTGCTCAATCACAGCTTAATACAAGCGATAACTCAGCTTCAATAATGTCTCAATAGTACTAGCATTGTTTGCTTCACTTAAACTAAGCAGGTCAGGCAAGTCTTGATTTAATTGACGTTTCAACCAAGCATGACCATCGCGAAATTCTGGCTCAAAAATCGTATTAAGGCTTACAATAATTGTTTCAGCTGCTAGCATAAATTGATGCGCAAGCTGATATTTAAGCAACCCCGCCGCGACACAGCCAAACCCGACCAAATTTTCAGCCAATCCACGCTGGTCATCAAGCACTAAAAAGCCATGAATACTTTGCTGAAACAAGCCATAGGCCTGATAAAAATCGCCTGTTCGCAGCGCTAAAAAGCCCATAGCTACTTGCGATTGGGCAATCCCCAAACGATGATTAATCGTGCAACGAACCACAAATGCATCGCGATGATTGTTCCAAGCAGCCTTAAAATCGCCTAGTGCTGCATAAGTATTACCTAAATGTGCCAGCGAGATGGCGATTCCGCGTTGGTGTCCAACTTGCCGTCGATAGATCAAGGCTTGTTCTAACAATTCACGGGTTCGTTGATAATCACCTGATACAAAGACAGCATTAGCCAAATTACTTAACGATTGAGCCATCCCACGGATAAAGCCCAGATCACGTCGAATTGTAAAAGCTTCGGTATACAAATGCTCAGCCGTTGTATAATCACCACGATCAAAGGCAATAATTCCTAAATCATTCAGTGAACTTGCCATAGCAAAAAGATCGCCCGCCTCGCGACGAAGCGCTAAACTTTGCTCCAAAGCATGATAAGCCTCGGCATAACGCCGTTGATCGGATAGAATTACACCCAATTGAAATAAAGCACGGGCCATTCCCAATGGATTGGCTAGTTGTCGCCAATGATCAAGACTTTGCTGCACATGAGCAAGGCCTTGATCATAATAGCCTTGTTGCCATAAAATATTAGCAATATCAATTAAAACTTCGGCGACACCCTCAGCGTTACCTAGCTTTAAATAACTGGTTCGGGCTTGCTCCAACCACGTTAGGCCTTGCTCGAACTGACCAAGTTCGCCATAAATCTTGCCAATACTCCAAAGCCCCTTAATCGCAGCATCGGCAGTAGACGGTAAGGCTTGAATAATGCTTTGATATGCCTCAATCGCTGCTTGCGGCTTACCAACAATCTGAAGAATCTCGCCTATTGGCAATAGGACTGACCAATGTTCGGCTGCTGGTAATAAGGTGAGGAGTTGCCGATAGAACAATAAAGCAGCTTCATTGGCATAAGATTGTTGTGCCGTTTTAGCCGCCTTCCACAAATATTCAATTTTCTTGCGGTGATTGTCACTGCGCGTAAAGTGATAGCAAATCACATCGAGATAGCTTGGATCATCGGCATAATGCTGCTCAAGAAAATGGCCAAATTGCTCATGCAAGGTCGATCGTGTAGCATAGGTTAAGCTTTCATAGGTCACTTCATACGTTAACATATGCTTGAAAATATAGGCAATCTCTGGCTCAAAACTATGCTTAATCGTTAAATCCAGACGATCAAGTATTTCAAGATCAGTTTGAATTGCTTGATAATCGCCAAGCTGTGGATAAACACCCCATAACCAATGGAGCTTAAATAACCGCCCAATAATACTTGCAATTTTGATCGTCAATTGTTGGTGCTGATTGAGTTGATCAATTCTGCTTAAAATTAAGCTCGAAAGGCTGGCGGGCAGTTGTAATTTGCTAATAACCGCAGCATCATTCAGATCTAAGCCTTGCGTATGAACATAATTAAGCAATTCTTCGAGATAAAACGGATTACCCTCAGCTTGATTGATTAAATGGGCCGCCAATGAGCTCGATATCTGTTGCTCACCAAGCCAATGCTGCATTTTATAAGCAACCAATTGGCTTGCTTCGCCCTGATTAAATTCATGGAGCGTCACGCTACCCCAATATGATAATTGCGGTAGACGCTGACTAATCAACTCATTCTGAATCGCTGGACGATAGCCCAAAATGATGCAAATCGGCAAGTGTTCAATTACTTGGCTAATTGCCCACAACAAATCAGCTGAAAGTGGGTCGATCCAATGGCAATCTTCTAGAATTAAGATCAGCGGTTGACGCATTGCCCGTAGCCGTAAAGCTTGGATTAAAACTGCTTCACGCGCCAATTTTTGCATTTGTGGCTCAAGTAATGCTGTCGTTTCGTTGGCGGGAATCGCCAAATTAAATATCGTTCCCAGCAATGGCAAGCGATTAAGGAGGCTTGGATCGATCAACTCCAGTTGAAAATTTAAAACCCGAATCTGGGTTGCCAGATCCCAATTTGGTTCAATGCAGAAAAAAGCTCGCCAAATTGCGTTCCAAACCAAATAAGGGCTATTTTCGCCATAGGCTTCGCATTCCCCACGATAAATATTCCAGTGGTCAGTATCAACTTGTTGGAGATAAGCATTAATCAAATGCGATTTGCCAATCCCTGGATCGCCAACAATCGCCATAATCTGTCCATGGCCTGTCAAGGCTTGTCCAGTTACGCTTAACAATGTTGCTAATTCGCTAGCACGCCCGATTAATCGCAGATTACTTGCGACCTCAGGCAAACGGACTGATGCTGCCGAAGCTCGTTGTTGAAGCGCCATCAGGGCAATTGGTTGAGGCTTACCTTTGAGCATAACCGCAGGTAAGACTTGCCAATCAAACTGCGTCTGCGTATGGTGAGCCAGTTCCATACTCACCAAAATCTGGTCAGGTTCAGCCTGCTCCATCAAGCGAGCAGCCACATTAATTGAGTCCCCAATCGTTGTATAATCTTGGCGAATAGTCGAACCTACCAGCCCACAATAAACCACTCCACTGGTTAGACCTAAGGCAGATTGATAGCCTAATTGATGAGTTTGCTCACGCACACCTAAAGCACAATCTAAAATCCGCAAAGGATCATCTTCATGGGCGATTGGCGCACCAAATAAGATCATACTTGTGATGCCTTTATCGCCAGCCGTTACATGGCTGAGATACCCATCATACTGAGCACTAATTGCCGTGAGCATGCTCGCCCACTCGCGCATGCTTGCAAGCCCCTGCGGTGATTGCTCAACCCGTAGTTGAGCAAATAAGACATACACAAGCCGATGTTCATTGATAAATGAGGCCTGATTGTCAGCTAAGCGCTTGGCAATTAATGGATGGATAAACATTTCAGCTCTAGCAGGCAATTGTGCAGGTGACAAGCTAGGTTGAGTGATTGATGCTCCAGGTTGGCAGCGTTGGAGCCAATAATAATTATCGCGGGCTTGGGCTTCGACATAGGGCTGAACAATATGCCAAAGCTCAGCAGTTAAACCAATCTCCCCTTCTAGTGCTTGGGTTTCAACCAAACTACTTTCAATTAGAGGTTGGCCAACTAATAACGGCACTAAGCGTTGTTGTGGAAGGCCTGCCATACCACAGATAAGCTCACCATGAGCTAACCCAATCTTCATCGTTAAACGAATAGCTACAAACTCATTGATTAACGTATTGGTCTGAAATTGGTTCATCGCTGCTTGAATTGCAAGGCTACAACGCAAAGCTTGCAGGGCAATCGGTGTTTGCTGAGGAGTTTTATAGCAAAAAAGTGCCGTCAATGCATCACCGCTAAAGCCCCAAACAACTCCACCAGCTGTCTGAATCAGATCGATCATTGCTTCAAAGACTTGGTTTAGCACTAACGTTAACTGCTCAGTGCCACGAGCACCAAGATCACCAGCTTGATCACTTAATGCGGTAAAGTCCGCAATATCAGCGAACATAACAATCGCATGAAATCGCTGTTCTGCCAAAAGATCACTTGAAGATTCTGCCGTATTCAGGAGTTTAAGCAACGGTAGGGGAAGCAATGGCAATAATGATTGCATAGTAAAGCCCTAGTAGGATGATCATCGCTGTGTATAAGCATCCTAGCATACCTATACAAAAATACCATCCCTGGATCTTGACAGTTATTCGGTCACCGCAGCATAACGATGTTCCTCGCCCCCATCTTCTTGGGGGGTTTCTTGCTCACTCACATCGACATTCAGCCCAATCGTCGCCCAACAATCAAGCAGTTCATTGCTCATATAGTGATGATGCAAATCAAGAAAATACAGATTGCGAATAGCTTCACTGGCGAATAAGGCTTCGGCTCCCACGTCGCTCAAGTTGCCCAGCGAAAGGTCGAGATAGCTAATCTGCTCAAGAATCGGGGCATCGACCAGTGCTTGAGCTAGATCATCGGCATATTCACAATCGCGCAAGCCCAAAACTTCTAAATTTGGAAAACATTCAGCATTCAAGATTGGTTGTAAATCGGCCACCGTCGAATCGCCGCCATAGTAATCGCAGCCCAGCCATAGCTCCAAATGTTCAAGTGCTGGAAAATCAGCAGCAACAACATCGCGCACAACTTGCGCTGCCAAACCGCCAGTCTGAATCACCAAGGCCTTGAGCTGTTGATGCTGAACTGCGCCAAAACTGAGGTTTGAGCCACCGCGAATCACCAAATATTCAAGTTGTGGGAAGGCTGCCAAAACTGGGGCATAATTGCCTTGGGTAATCCATGAAATTTCCCATTCTTCGTAGGTAAAGTCGCCAACGAACAAGGCTTTGAGCAAGGGCAACTGTTCACGCGCAGCGCTGATGCTGGCTAAAACCGTATCAATATCGCCAGGATCAACTTGCTCGTGCCACCAGCGGCCAATCACCAAGCCCGTGGTTTTGGCTGGCTCATCAGTGGCGAGCCAGGCATTAAAATAATCTGCCCATGGTTGAGGTGCTGTTTTGGCTTCATAGTCGTATTCCAAATGCAGCCGCACAGGATGCCCAATCGATTCAAATTGTTCTTGTCCATCCCAGTTAGCAATGGTCGAGTCGCCGAAGTAACCGATCCAATCAAACACCATACTCTACCTCTTTCTTTGGGTAATAACTACTGGCATCCAAACTAGGCTAAGTATTCACGAATCGCGATCTCGCGTGGTTCTTCGTCTTCACCATCTCCGGGGTCTGCAACGGCTTGTTGACAGCTAACCTCAACGGCAAGCTCAATTGCCGACCAGCAATCAAGCATGGCATCACTCAGATAGTGGTAGTGCAGCACGATCATGTTGAGTTTGCGAATTGCTGGGCTGGCAAATAAGGCTTCAGCTCCAACATCACTCAAATTGCCCAGCGATAGATCGAGAACTTTGATCCGCTCAAGGATTGGGGCATGGGCAAGGGCTTGGGCAAGATCGTCGGCATATTCACAATTGCGTAAGGCCAAGGTTGTTAAATTTGGCAAGCCTGTGCCATTCAAAATCGGCTGCAAATCAGCAATCGTCGAATCGCCCCCATGGTAGGCGCAGCCCAACCATAGTTCCAAGTGTTCAAGCGCTGGAAAATCGGCGGCAGCAAGCTCGCGCACGGCTTGGGCTGGTAAGCCAGCGGTTTGCACAACCAAGGTTTTGAGTTGCTGATGTTGAACTGCACCAAAGCTTAAACCAGCGCCACCGCGAATCACCAACGATTCAAGCTGGGGATAGGCTGCCAAAACTGGCGCATAATTGCCTTGCCTAATCCACGAAATATCCCATTTTTTATCAGTAACATTGCCCACAAACAGCGCTCTCAGCAGTGGCAAGCGTTCACGTGCGTTAGCAACATGGGCTAAAACATAGTCAGCACTCACTCGCTCAGCTGGATCATCCCAATGCC comes from the Chloroflexota bacterium genome and includes:
- a CDS encoding carbohydrate-binding domain-containing protein → MKPFTRALITSMLVAILAACSSSQTTTNSNTTSSNSQAVVSATTNPTVVVPTVESIDQALATKATPHDTSADLAWDTAELVEIKLSDSSITASSPNVKIEGTTATINAAGTYQLSGNLSDGQIIVDTADKDLVRLILNGVTIHSSTSAPIAIMQAEQVAVILADGSQNTLSDTIDASANATTEEDLPNATLYSKADLAIDGTGSLTIQANGNDGITGKDGLVINSGTIDISAVDDGLRGKDYLVVNGGTISINAQGDGLTADNEEDPTKGYISITGGTFTISAGGDGLSAITDLLIDAGDLTISAGGGSSTSVSADASAKGLKAGQNLVIGDGTITIDAAEDALHSDSNVTINAGTINLAAGDDGAHADANLTINGGDLTISTSYEGLESAVITINDGTISLVAQDDGVNVAGGDGSSMQGGGMGRPNRNDSFAAGNYFLYINGGTLVVNAAGDGLDANGSIVMNGGLVLVHGPTEQMNGALDYDGGFALNGGVFAAAGSAGMVQAPDTSSTQASVLINYSSAQAAGNLIQILDQSGKAIVSFAPSKQYQALVFSSPELQQGASYTINSGGSLQTSSASGFSSETANAGGTAYATFSVSDIVTQVGQRMGRQR
- a CDS encoding AAA family ATPase; amino-acid sequence: MMTTPNTQVLHEAANQRESARLVQLRLTGFVGRQSEQAAIRELIDQTRPSGGYVLVTGEAGAGKSSLLAQLIVNAGLDQTPQHFIALTPGRAYQLDVLRSIVAQLLLKHDLASNYFPADSYPALRLEFGQLLQTLAARGISETIYLDGLDQLQPEVDGTRDISFLPLQLPLGIVIVLGSRPNETIDSLALEHGVVYQVPPLHEQDAIGRWQQVQPTLEPALWHGLAQAVRGNALLVELAANVLRHTTSAELLPLLDYASADATNLFRLSLARIEQAAPRHWQALIRPLLAVLLITQEPLEPAVLAGILEQSVDAIAEALPLMSDWVSVAADQRVALRHLLFHDFLIDHEFAAAERRAWHGRMAQWGGTQLDQIWQDSAEFVEQARRWYARQHYITHLDCAEQWEALWQVIDAGDYGEHKVRFEPSTRLYGLDLDRARESVIAAGQSIEQQLELLPRLWRYSLLRTSLTAHADQWHDNVFVILAAVGRLSEALAQIDICSDQARQVLLWSRVIQYAEPELGLKILQRMEQTARSIHNPIMRDDRLHYVAMAYADQGLLTFAYPITLTLTSDIGRDKTLAYLIDIAIKQRDFDQAWIMVGQIQTAKYRIKSAMVLAQALMLIGEFTKAQQLLIEALPFAQAEHVVEIKSVLATIAWRLGNYRQSRALLAYARALSKRLTDDVQPVAVLAVIRGYSDRAGSQRQGGKIKAAVLAVIRGYLDRGNLAKAQSLHPMIRKDDSRIELVRIYLKWNEIAIAAELTTTITDEFYRDRAYAALAAWYCKYADFAKAEQAIELITGDEKKRESLCLLATSYAQNLQIKQTLVVLQRALATIEHRHYSAKSLLQIGDTYARQHLHDHAWGIFAEALAKITTIDKQHLFHEQMSEFLWLTEHVKRYGYEDLCERVVQTALLIGQRATFEYSLLFEKATIYFNHGEINLVRQMVDASTEPQLAVQLLQMLLRQAIEQQNHSQAQTYVLEALTHARKIENPRSRLIRLCELGDTVLASEFQAQGQLMSAEASQLVPLLQTEIDQEIAIPILIKSYAAYAMLADALKLAQSIIILGFKDYNLRTISRICADNGEIEQAYATLNLSRSRPEVYARNLCEIIVKGHSHGFAMLVTGYYAEIIELLRIITDRISVLECLKDLAIAQINYGSNQYLPSLLDSIRTMRHPALPVDWYVKVLCEIARAYIKQANYPDFADWLAYAHSIAQSRPNVTAYHYVAMEYIQHATDSDTDIFLADMLGLADGIEPSSYANALFTVLANSCTAYAVRGHPDFLGKAYQFAMAISVPFQRAQVLRIVANGYAQVDDRVMVETIIAEISRLCPNYLSIDAIALNYAQRGDLAFAQTLIANDEVSEKRDAVLDYLIPALLQTDAVVAAYQISHGFTRLTKRIKSLHQIINYYVERQHIAESVQIIQAAWRNCGASADVWELRKIVLPLDSTQPWLGMALLDSVPWVEQQLARLQ